The sequence GTGTTCGTCGGCTTTGACCTGTTCCGGCCGACGGCAACAAACTACCTGACAAACATCGCCGGCGATGAACAGGGCTTCGTAAGCGGCATGAACTCGATGTTCACAAGCCTCGCTAATATCTTCGGACCGCTCCTTGGCGGGATGTTATTCGATTTGGATATTAATTTTCCGTATTATTTTGCATCGATTGTGCTGGTGTTTGGAATCTTCCTTACTTTCTTCTGGAGGAAGCCGAAGGCGGCAGCGGCACCTGCCAAAGCCAAATAACAGCTCCATGCCCCCGTTACAGAACAGGCATCCAGAACGTCCGCGTTCCGGATGCCTGTTTGGCTTCTGTTTGGTCTCGTTTTGCTCGTCTGCCTTCATTTGGTGTACGCTGATGTCAGTTTACTTTTGATATGCTGATTGTTGTCTGTATCTTACGCGTTATTTTTTAACTTGCTCATCTGTTCATCCAACCATGTGTAGGCATCAGCCTGCATCTCCAAGTTAAAGGCATGGTCGGAATCGTAGAGCTTAGGCAGCAGCTGCTCGCGGCATCCCGCCTTCTCATATACCTGCTCGATGATCTTCATCGCCTTCTCTCCCGTCTGATGCGGGAACAGCCGATCCCGCGATCCATGGATGATCATCAGCGGCTTCGGCGCGGACAGCGCAGCGACGTCCGGATAATCCATCGCATCATGAAGGCCGGGCACCGCCCACATCCAGTGGATATTCGAGATGCGATGTTCCACCATGTCCTGATGCAGGGCCATCCAGCAGACGACTACGGCGCACTTGATGCGGTCGTCCATCGCACTTAACCAAGCGGAACGGTGACCGCCCATGGAAAGGCCGATGCAGCCGATGCGGTTCGGATCGACTTCCGGTCTGCTGAGCAGGTAATCGATGCTTCGTCGATCATCGTGGATGCGCAGGCCCGCGCTCGTCCAACCGGAATAGATCAGCGCCTTGCAAACCTCTCCCTCGACGATGCGCGATTCGATATTGTTGTACTCGCGAATATAAGCAGGGGATTCAAACTCATGCTGATTCAGCCGCTCCTGGAATTCAGGGATCGCCTCCAGCTTCAGCTTGCGCTCCCCGAAGAACAGGCAGTCGATCACCAGGGTGACATACCCCCGCTTCGCTAACTCCGAAGCCGGCGGTTTGCCGTCATAACATTCATCGATAAATTTCTCAAGTACCTCATGCCCGTCTTTGTGCTCCACGACCTTCTCCTTGCCCCAGTACAACATGCCCCCATGGTCATGCAGCACGATCATCGCGGGCGCCGGTTCCTGCAGATTCTTCGGAATCAGCAGATACGCGGGCACGCGGCAGCCGGGGAAGCTGTCGAAGTATACCTTCTGCCGGATGTAATCGCCAAAATCCTCTTCTTCCACGATCTCCTCATTCAGCGGTACCGGGTCCGGCGAGAACATCAAGCGTTCTTGGATATACTGACGTGCTTCGCTGCGCCATGCATCCAGATCGCCGACGGCGAACCGCTCGTTGAGAAACGACAGATGATAAGGCGAGGACTCCAGCTTGCTCCTAATATATTGAAAATTAGGATCGTCCAAAAAGTTAAAGTTCAGTCCCATTATCTTAACCCTCCATTCAGAAGAATTCGCTCGTGAGTCGACCTAAAGCAGTCCCGGACGACATCCGGCAGGAAGCATGACGATCGACATTACATCTCTCTAATTGTATGATTCCACATCCAGTACAGACTTCCTGCTAGGACTTCCCGTTTAGCTTTTCCGCGTTTTTACGAATGATCCGCTGCACCAACAGACCATCTACACCCGATCGAGCAGCCCTTTCTCATGTATAGCACTTCTAGTATAGCACTCCGTTTCGGGCCGGGTTTGTAAGAATTTTAGGATCGATTAGCAGCGTCGCCGCTTTTATCCTTCTCCAGATGCAAAAGAAGCCTCGCCAAGGGCGAAGCTTCATCATATTATTCCTTATATCCTCCCTGCTGCTTCTAAGCTGCACTTGCCTTCTTCACCCCCGCCTCCGCTGCTGGTGAGGCATTGCGAAGTTTGCGGGATCCGAGAGAGGTGATGATCATGACGCATATCCCGGATACCACGGGCAAGATCCCTGCAGGAACCAGATCCAGAAGATAGCCGACGATCAGCATGCCGAGCGGTGCGATTGCTCCCGACAGCGTATCGACCAATCCGAATACCCTACCGCGGTATTCCTCTTCCGTAGATGTTTGCATGAATACGGAGAGCGGAATATTGATCGAGATCACCGTGATGCCGATCACCAGCATCAGCGCCATATAGTATACAAATACAACCGCCGAACCAAAGTTCATCAACAGCGGCAAGGCAATCGCTGTTAATAACACGCCCAAGGCATACAAACCGATCGTTAATGGACGAACATGGTCAGTAGATTGTTTGCGAACCGTTAGGATCAAAGACATCAGCAGCATCCCTGCTGCCATCATCGATTCAACGGTGCCGAATTGTTCCGAAGACATCTCAAGCTCCTGAACGAGAATGTAAGGCAGCATCACACTGAGCGCCGCGACAAAAAAGTTAATCCAAAATACGAGTTTCAACACGGTGCCGAGCGCCTGTCTGCTGTGGACATAAGCGATCCCACCCCATAGATCGGACTTGATTGCTGTAAGCGCGCGGGTTAAGGAACCTGACTTTGCAGCCGTATCGTCACTTATCAGCATTCCACTACCCGCATCGGTGATCGCTGCCGATGCTTCTGTTATCGCCGTCCCCGTTTCTGTTACCGTCGCCCCCGCTTCGACTTTCACTTCTGCATCCGACCCGTCATTCCCATCAGAGTTGCCAACGGCTGCAACCGCAGCGCTCGCGGTGCGCGGTTTGAAGCGGAGCGCAGCACTCATGCCCGTCGATACAGCAAAAGCTGCTGCATTCAACAGCGTAAAGAGCGGCAGCGGAAGGAAGGCATACAGGATGCCGCCGGCGATCGGCGCTAGGATATTACCTGTGGACGCCGCGATCTGGTTCAGCGAGCCGGCCCGCTGGATCTGCTCATGCTCCACCAGCATCAAGAGGGACGAGGACACCGTCACGCTGTAGAATGTGCTGCAAACAGACAGCAGTGCAAGCGAGAGATAGATCGGCAGCAGACTGCCGGTATTCAAGCTGAGTACAGCGCTAGTGAACAGCATAACCAAGACTCCTGCCAGATCCGAAGCGATAAGCAGAGCACGGCGATTCACCCGGTCAGCGATCACACCGGCGAAGGGCGCCAGCAAGATCCGCGGCAGGAAACCGCATATCAACGTAACCGCAAAATTGCCGCCTGACCCGGTCAGCTTGAGCACCGTTAAACCCGCCACGAAGGTATACAAGCTGGAACCCAGCACGGAGATCAGTTTACCGACAAAGAAGAGCGACATATTCCGATGACCTGTGTGTTTGAAATCCATTGATGTTAACTCCCCTATACAAGAATGTTTAATTTAATTAAACTCATCGTACAATGATTCGCACTAATTTTCAAGATAAATGTTTAATTTAACTTAACTTTTAATGCAATAATAATCAGCACGCTTTTCGAAGCAGGTTTAATTAGGGTATACTTTTTACTAACGATGCACTTTAGAGAAAACGCTGCATTCAGCTAAGAAGCTGGCTAAGAAGCTGTTAACAATAAGCAAGCAACAGCGGTCTAAAGTAGAAGATTAAAAGGAAGGACGAACATGACGAATCCTACAACGATCGGCGAGAAAATTCGGCACCTGCGCAAAAGCATGGGGCTTACCCAATCGGAACTCGCAGGAGATTTTATGACGAAGAGCATGCTCAGCCAAATCGAGAACGGACGCGCCTATCCCTCAATGCGTACATTGCAGTACTTGGCTTCAAGATTGAAGCAGGATCCCGCATACTTCCTCGAAGAACCAAGCGCCGTTCCCATTCGCGATCTCCTGCGCGAGGTGGAACAAGCCGCCAAGGCCAAGGACTATGAGCAAGTCATCGCGCGGATCAAACCTGTGCTGAAAGATTTACCGGCAATCGTTGACGCTGCCAGGCTGCTGGAATATTATATTGCGGCTTGTTTCTACACCGGTTCTGAGGGAGAACAAGCGGAACAGGCTGTGCAGCAAGCGGTGGAGATCTATGAGCGATTCGGCTTATACGTTGAAAGCGTCAAAGTCAAATACATGCGATACGCCCTTCTCTTCACCAAGGAAGCATACATGGAAAGCCTTCGCCTAATCCGCTCGCTGCAGAAGGAATACAACAGCAAACAGACAAGCCGGGATATCCTGTTCGAGATTCAGCTGTACTATGCCGAGAGCGTGTCCCTGTCCGCTGTTGGGCAATACGTGGAAAGCCGCGATATCATGCTGAAGGCCCTCCAGTTGTCGAAGGAGGAGGGGGTGTTCCATCTGACGGATCACTTCTATCGGATGCTTGCCCAATCGTGTATGTTGACTGGGGATACCGAGTATCTATGGGATTATCTGAAGAAGGCAAGGATGTTCGCAGAGGTTGCGGAGTCGGAAGAATCCCTGCGCTATGTAGAACATACGGAACTTCGCATCCTAAATTGGGAAGGCCACCATGAGGAAGTGCTGCAGCGAGCAGAACAGGCGACCAACCTTCGCAGGTACGATGAGGAGAATTACTGGCTGCAGGTCGGCATTGCTCATTATGCATTGGGGAGATATGAAGAAGCCTTGAACGCGCTGAGCCGCATCCAAACCCCGCGCCGTCAATCGGACCTTCATCCGCTGGATAAGGCCCGCGCATACTCGGCCTATGCTTATCGGGCATTGACCTTAGCCAAGCTGGGCAGAATCGAAGAGGCGGAGGAACAGGCCATCATCGCCTATGAACGCACGCGCGGCTATCCTCCAAGCCCCGATCTTGAATTCATCGAAGAAACCTATCGCTCGTTACTATCTTGACATCACTCTAACAGCATCCTCTCATCCCTTCGTGCGCTGAAGTTGGACCGCAGCCATGGCTGAAAGTCCAGGCGCGGGCTGTCCGCCGTACATAAGATGGATAGAGGAAGACTTCTGCGTACGAACAACCAGGAAAGGGGATGACTTGATGAGATGTCTGGCTTCATACCCGATAGCCGCTGACGCCGTACAACCCCATATCGGCAAGACGGTGATCGGTATGACTCACGGCGGGGATTTGTTCTGTGCCAGGATCGATCGGATCGAAAACGGCAATGTATACTTCACCTGCGACGGCCCTTCTCCGCAGGTTGCCGGCAAGCTTAGCAGCGATCCGGTGATTCGCGGCATGAAGCGCAAGCTGAAGAAGAAAGGCAGCCGCGCACAGACCAAAGCATATTCTCCATATTACGGGTATTACGGTTTCGGTACAGGGTTATCCTTTTTTATTCCGCTGATCCTGCTTGCGGCTCTGTTTGCTTGGTGGTGATCACTTAGCGCAAACAAGCGGTCCTTCAGAGAGAAGGACCGCTTGTTTGCGTCTAATTCATGAGGATCGAATGCAGCACGGGATAGATCGTCTCAGCCATCCGCATAAAACCAAGGTCATTCGGATGGCAGCCGTCGACGGTGCAAGCTTCCCGGTTCTCCGTTCCGAACAGGCGCTCTCCATCGATAAAATAAACATGCCGGTCCCCCGCCGCCTTCGCCCGCTCATAGGTCATCTGAATGACCTCCCTTCGCTTCGCCGAATCCTCAGGATCACGATCGAAATCCGGCCGCGACTTGTGGATCATCAAATTGTATGATCCGATCGCTCACACCACACACACACACTCACTGCATGCGTCCTCATCACCAGCTCGCTTGAAGATGCTTGGCAATCTCCGTGCGATAGGCGATGACGGCGGGCATCAACGCCGCGATAAGCCCTGCCGCCCATACGACTCCGATCACACCCGCGTAATCCCGCGAGAAGGAGAGGATCACACTCAAGGTGCTGTTCCGGCTGATCATCACGGAGGCAGCATAGCTGAGTCCATAAGTCAACACGATTCCGAGGAGAGAACCGAGGGCGACGACCCATGCGGACTCCAGGATAACAAGGGAGAAGATCCGCCGACGCCCGGCGCCGATTGCACGCATGATGGCTATATGCCGTCTTTTTTCTAAGGTGGCGTTATACAGAAACAACAAAATCGTCAGCACCGCCATCCCCATCACAACGTAACTGACATACGCCCACACCTGCTCGCCGCTGCCCATCATATCAAATACTTTCGCTAATACTTGGCCAGGGAACACCGCTTGTGCAATCTGTCCATTGTTGATCTCCGAATACAATTGCATCAAATGCATATAGCTGTCAGGCTGCACGAGGAGAGAGGTAACCCCAGGCTCTTCCGCATCGTTGGGTCCAAGCTGTCCGTGGCTGATCCAATAGCTTTCGATCGGCACGTAGATCCCCATATCAGCGGGAGCGCTCAGCTCCTCCATAATCCCCACCACTGTATATGGATGTTCAGCATGGGAATGATCCTCTTCGATCCCTTGGATCACACCGTGACCGGAGAGGAAAGTATCACCGATCCCAAGCCCCGTCGCCCGCGCCGCTTTCCGTCCGACCACCGCTTCAAAGGGCTGCTGAAAGATGCGGCCCTCGGCGATTTGAAAGTACGGCTCTTCCGACGGCGCAGTACGCAGTTCGAAGAATTGCTCCGTTGTGCCGACGATCCGATATCCGCGGTAATGATCGCCTAAGCCGAAGGGGACGGCCAGCTGCACCCGTTCGTCCTGCTGCAGCTCTTCCACATAGGCCAGGGGCAGATTCGCAAGCGGTGTATCCATGAGATAGATAGTGTTAAAAACAAGCTGATTCGCACTCCCTTTGCTGCCCACCAGCATGCCGTAAGGCTTGCTTGCTTCAGCGATACCTTGCTTAATTCCGGAAGAGACGATCATCACGCTCAAGCTCATCGCAATCCCGAGAGCGATAACGAGCACCGTGAGCAAGGTCTGTAATTTCCGATTGCTTAGGTTTCGCCACGCCATCCTAACCAATGACATCGCCGCTGCCCTCCATCATTCCCTCACTATATCCCGCGACAAGTCGACTTTCCCCGCTGGAACGGTTATCACCGCTAACCCGGCTTCCCCTGCAATCTCGGCTTTCCTCTATATATCGGCCGCCCTCGAGCTGCACCGTGCGATCCATGTAAGGAACCAACTGCAGATCATGGGTTGAGAGGATTAATGCTGCTCCTTGCTCCGAACATATTTCGCTCAGCAGCTGGATAATCGCAAGGGCGTTCGCCGCGTCCAGGTTCGCCGTCGGTTCATCGGCCAAGACGAGCTTGGGCTGATTGGCCAGAGCGCGGGCGATCGCCACCCGCTGCTGCTCACCGTTGCTCAATTGATGCGGTTTGTGATGCATGCGTCCTTCCAGCCCGACCCGCTTTAAGAGCCCCTTCGCTCGTTCTTCACGTGCTTTGCCCCGCAAGTTGCCGGCGAATTGCATGGCGATGAGGACATTTTCCAAGGCGCTGAAACCCGGGAGCAGATAGAAGTTTTGAAAAATATAGCCGATGCTCTCCGTTCGCAAACGGTCCCTCTGCTTCTCATCCAGATCGGTTAACTCCTCGCCGTACAGCCGAAGGCTGCCCGTTGTCGGGCGGATGATGCCGGCGATGATATTAAGCAGCGTGCTCTTGCCGGAACCGCTCGGTCCGATCAGTGCAATGCGTTCCTTCTCATGCACCGTCAGCGACTGAATATGCAGCACTTCCAACAGCTTGCCCGTATCTCTGCCTGGATCTCCGCCCGGATCTGCGGTTCGATACGATTTTGTAATCCCTCTAAGCTCCAGCATCATCTCAACACCTCGACTTGATCAGCATAGATGCGCACCAAACTGACGAAACCCGTCTCTTTATCGATGAAAGATCCGGTATCAAGTCTGCCCGTCACTTTCACGGGATGTTCCGTCGGATTCAGCTCCTCGCCGTCGGGAAGGTAGACAACGACGATATCCGCAGGCCAATCGGCGTCTGTCGAGCAGAAAGGGCATACGGCCATCAGCGTCTTCGTCAGAACGAAGAAGCGCACCCCCGCCGTGAGCGGCGGCGCCATATACCCGCTCATCTCCACCTCTTGGCCCGTCAGCGCTTCTACTTTCTCCGACAGCTCGATGCCTCTGACGCCGATGGAAGCATATAATTCTCCGAAAGTTAACTTGTTATCCCCATCCCAATTATCCTCAGAACTTTTCGTGTCAGGTGCCGGCGTTGATTCATTCGAAGATGGTTCGCCAAGCGGCACACGCTCCGTTGTAACCAAGTTCGATTCGCCTGTCTTTTCACGCGGCTCACCCTCACTTGGATGACTGCCTGCAGTCTCACCGGTTCCCTTGTCGATTTCTTTACGAAGTTCCTTGCCCGACACTGCATCTTTACCTGTTGCAGGTCCTGTCCCCTTCATCGCTTCTAAATCTCTCGCTGTCTCTATCTCCCCCGCTGCCTCTATACCCGTCGCTGTACCTGTACCCGTCACCGCGTCTAGATCCGCTCCTGTTTTCTCACCCGCATCTTCGCGTGTTGGTTCGGCTGTTTCTCCGTCTGTTCCCTCAGCCGCAGCGTACAGGTCACCGCCTCTGTTTCCCTTGCCGCTCCCCTCGCCGATGTACCGCTCTTCTTCCGCGCTGCGCATCGCTGATGCAGCTTGCATCGAAATAGAGTCAACCGATTCCCCGCCAGGGGGAACCGATTGACCACAAGCGGCGAGAAAGAGGAGAGCAACCAGGCCCGTTCGACTTAACGAACGCCGCCGGATGCAGCATACCGATTGACGTACTGCCATGGTGCTGACCTCCCGTTCCTTTAAGGCAATAATTCCAAGAGCTTCGCAGCAAAATCCGGCGTGACATAAGTGCGTTGGTTCATAATTTTCACGTCCGTATTCAGAGACTGCCCGTTCACCACAGCATCGCCGCTCGTCAAGTTAAGCCGCGCTGTGCCCAGGCCGATCTTTAGTTCGACGGTATTGCCGCCGTTATAAGTGATCGTGCCGTTCAGCGATTCGACGAAGGGGCGCAATTGCACAAGTTCCCCGATCTCCGTCTCCGAATCTAAGAGCTGTAACCCCATCGCATGGGCGATCGCGAAGAACACTTCAGTATTGTCCAATACACCAATAAAATACTGCGATCCCGTGCCATGCGCCATGAGCGGCACATCTTCCACCGTATGCACACCCGTCGATCCGTTGATGGGCCCGATCTGCAGGAAGCGGTCGCGATCCGGATCGTCCGGATTTAAGAGCTTCGCCGGGTTCGGTTCACCGTTCACATTCGGCGTTGTCGGGACCGGATCCATCTTGTAATCCTCATAGTAATCGGGGTGGTTCGCGAAGTGGACAGCGAGCTTGCGTTCCACATCCAACTCATCAGGGAAACCGTCACCGTCGGCGTCCACATAGGTCGGGAATCCCGCTTCTGCATAAGTTCGCACCGCATCCTTGCCCGACTTGCCATCGCCTTCCCAATAGGTGCCGGTGATGCTCATCGAATGGGCATGGTCCGCGGTGACGACGATCAGGGTGTCCCCGTATTGTTCAGCGAATCGCTTCGCAACGCCGATTGCTTTATCCATCTCAATCGCTTCGATCACCGCCCGCTCCCAATCCAGCGGGTGAAGCTGCTTGTCGATGCTGCCCGCTTCGACCATCAAGAAGAAGCCTTCTTCATTCTTGGACAGCACCTCGATCGCCGTCTGCGTCATCTCCCACAGCGTCGGCTGATCCGTAAAGCTGCCCAGCACCGCCGTGTTGTTCGTCGAACGGTCGTAGTACGTATCCATATTGCCCAGGTGGAAGACGCCGAAGAGACGATCCGTCTTGCCGGCATCTACTTGGAGCAGCTGCGTGCGATTCTCCACGATGTGATAACCAGCCTCTTCAAACAGTTTGAAGAAATCCTGATCATCCTTGCGGCTGGAGCCTGGGACGGATTGCGGCAGGAAATACGCCGACCCGCCGCCGAGGATCACATCCGGCTGCACCTTATAGAACATCTCCGCGATCTCCGCTTTGTCCCCGCGGCGGCGAGTATGCGCGACGCCGGCAGCCGGCGATGCATCCTGCAGTTCCGCTGTGGACACGATGCCCGTCGCCTTGCCGCTCGTTCGTTTCAGCATCTCGATGATCGTCTCAACCCTCGGGTTATCCAGGGAATCCGGCGTGTTGTCCGGGTAGACGCCGAGGGCATTCATCTCGCCCTTATGCCCTGTCGCATAAGCGCTGGCGCTGTTGGCTGAATCCGTTGCTATTGAATCCAGTCCGGAGGTGGTCACGACGCCTCTTGCCTCCATCATGTCCATCTCGAGCAGGCCGTTGTATTTGCCCTCGGTCATGCCTTTGGACAAGATCCGTGCCGCCGTGATCACCGCATGGCTCATCCCGTCGCCATTGAAGAAGATGACGTTCTTGGCCTTTTTGCCGTACTGATCTGCGACGATGACTTCATATTGAATCTTGCGCTGCAGTTCCCCAGCCTTGACTTCCACTTCGTATAAACCGGGACTTCGAAACATCACGTCACGAATCGTATATTCCTCGCTGTCTTCATGCGTATTCGTGATGACGAAGGATCGACCGAAGAATGCCTCCGCAGGCCGGCCGTTGATCGTGATGCTGACCTGATTCGGTTTTGCGGTTAAATCTCTTAATTCCACGCGAAAATCAAACCTTGCACCTGCTAGAAACTTCGCGCGATCCACAGGTGCTATATAGATACTTCCTGTCGTTTCATCTGCCGCATATACCGTCTCTGGTGTGCCCGGAACAACTGCTGAACCGAGCAGCAATGCCCCGGTGAGTAATAAGATGGATGCTGTTTTCATGAGCTTCGAATTCATAGAATACACCTCCACATATGATTCCTAGGGCATTGTAACAAGCGACTGTTATGTGGAGGTTAGATGAAGCTCATAGATTTGTTAAACTTTCCTAAAAAAAATTCTTATAATGCGGCGGAGATGATATTTTGGGATGGATAGAAGCGTTCCGCGATCTATAAAGATCTGCTGATGTAGAACAGGATCGCAGCGTTTCCACGTGTGTATTCATCTTTTGACTCCTTTTCATGATTATCCCCTTCACTCAGTTTTGCACATATTCTCTTCCTGGGTCCTCTTTTATGATTATCCCCTTCCCTCAGGAATCGGTCTTCATATCATTACCTATGGTTCAGCTCCGAGCCAACCCCCTTCTAACCGACTTTACCGCACCAGACTGGACATAAGGAAAAAAGATCTGGTAGTCATAGCTGCTGCCACCCTTCACCTGACTAACAGGAGTAATGCTGAAAAGCAACCACAAACCCAATCTCTCCTGACTTACGGGAATCATGGTGAAAATCCCCCTAAAAGCTAATCTTACTGAACGAGAGGGATCATGATGAATAAGCAACCACAAAACAACTCAAACCTTCCTGACCGACGGGGAAAGACCAACTTGCTCCTCAAGCCAATCTACCTGACTAAAGGGGATAATGATGAAAGGGACTCGATGTATCAATATTGCTCACAAAAAAGCCGGCGGTATCGCCGGCATCCTGGTTTACATCATTTCATGCATCATCTCGGTCCTCATGCCGCCCATCATTGGACGAATGTGACCGTGCATGTCGGCGGAGTTATCCATTCCGCCGTGATCATGCATCCAAATGAATTCATCATTCATCTAGAATTCATGATCGAATGTGGCGTTTTCGTCGTTTTGGAAACCAACATCCATCAGCTCCGCTGAGACCTCGTTTCTGTGCGTAATCATCGCATCAGGGTCGTCTTCCGTAACCCGCAGGATCGCAACCGCTCCTTTGGCCGCATGATTGAATTGATGGCTGACGATCGGATAGTCCCCCGCTTCCTTCACTGTAAACTCGACGACGGCGCCGCCGCTGGCCGGCAGCAATACCGTCTGCATACCATGCATCATGTTATCCGGGTGGCCGTCGATGTATACCCGATCGAAGATCGTGCCGACGACGTGAAAGGAAGACGTGTGATTGGGTCCGGCGTTGCTGACATAGATGCGAACCGTGTCACCGACTTTAGCAGTCAGAGGGTGTTCCTTGAGTCCATAATCATTGCCGTTAAACACCACATATTCCGGTTCCCCGTTCAAAAAAGCTTCCATATCGTGCTCTGCATACCATTCACTCTGCACAAGCACATATTCGCGGTCCACCTCTTGATCGGACGGATACCCGTCCTTCGGCTCGACGATGATCGTACCGTACATTCCGTTCGCGATATGTTCGAGGATCGGATCCGTGCCGCAGTGATACATGAACACGCCTGGACTGGAAGCCGTATAGGTGAACGTTCGTTCATCATGCGGCGCCACATCGATGAACTTGCGGTTCGGTGCAGCATGAACGGCATGGAAGTCCATCGAATGATCGTTTTCCGGATCATGGTTGCGAAGGGTGAATACCAGGGTATCTCCTTCCTTCACGCGAAGCACCGGCCCCGGCACCGTTCCGTTAAAGGTCCATGCATTATAGAGGATACCGCGTGAGATTTCCACATCTGTCACCTGCGCCGTCATCTCAATGAACACGAAATTTCCCTCTCGGTGAATGATTGGTTCTACAGGCGGTTGGTTAATGCGGTCAGTCCCTGCAACGTTTCCTTCCCCTTCACCTTTCATGCCCAGTCCCATATGATCTTCGTGCAACCCATCATACATCATGCCATGGTGTGTTTCATGATGCATCCCATCATTTACTCCATCGTGCAATCCACGATGCCTTCCATCAATCTTACTATGATCTGCAGCCGCCGACTCTTCTAACGGATGAATATAGAATCCTGCCAAGATGATTGCAAAACTCAGCGCAGCAATCCATAACGC is a genomic window of Insulibacter thermoxylanivorax containing:
- a CDS encoding alpha/beta hydrolase, which translates into the protein MGLNFNFLDDPNFQYIRSKLESSPYHLSFLNERFAVGDLDAWRSEARQYIQERLMFSPDPVPLNEEIVEEEDFGDYIRQKVYFDSFPGCRVPAYLLIPKNLQEPAPAMIVLHDHGGMLYWGKEKVVEHKDGHEVLEKFIDECYDGKPPASELAKRGYVTLVIDCLFFGERKLKLEAIPEFQERLNQHEFESPAYIREYNNIESRIVEGEVCKALIYSGWTSAGLRIHDDRRSIDYLLSRPEVDPNRIGCIGLSMGGHRSAWLSAMDDRIKCAVVVCWMALHQDMVEHRISNIHWMWAVPGLHDAMDYPDVAALSAPKPLMIIHGSRDRLFPHQTGEKAMKIIEQVYEKAGCREQLLPKLYDSDHAFNLEMQADAYTWLDEQMSKLKNNA
- a CDS encoding MFS transporter; translated protein: MDFKHTGHRNMSLFFVGKLISVLGSSLYTFVAGLTVLKLTGSGGNFAVTLICGFLPRILLAPFAGVIADRVNRRALLIASDLAGVLVMLFTSAVLSLNTGSLLPIYLSLALLSVCSTFYSVTVSSSLLMLVEHEQIQRAGSLNQIAASTGNILAPIAGGILYAFLPLPLFTLLNAAAFAVSTGMSAALRFKPRTASAAVAAVGNSDGNDGSDAEVKVEAGATVTETGTAITEASAAITDAGSGMLISDDTAAKSGSLTRALTAIKSDLWGGIAYVHSRQALGTVLKLVFWINFFVAALSVMLPYILVQELEMSSEQFGTVESMMAAGMLLMSLILTVRKQSTDHVRPLTIGLYALGVLLTAIALPLLMNFGSAVVFVYYMALMLVIGITVISINIPLSVFMQTSTEEEYRGRVFGLVDTLSGAIAPLGMLIVGYLLDLVPAGILPVVSGICVMIITSLGSRKLRNASPAAEAGVKKASAA
- a CDS encoding helix-turn-helix domain-containing protein, giving the protein MTNPTTIGEKIRHLRKSMGLTQSELAGDFMTKSMLSQIENGRAYPSMRTLQYLASRLKQDPAYFLEEPSAVPIRDLLREVEQAAKAKDYEQVIARIKPVLKDLPAIVDAARLLEYYIAACFYTGSEGEQAEQAVQQAVEIYERFGLYVESVKVKYMRYALLFTKEAYMESLRLIRSLQKEYNSKQTSRDILFEIQLYYAESVSLSAVGQYVESRDIMLKALQLSKEEGVFHLTDHFYRMLAQSCMLTGDTEYLWDYLKKARMFAEVAESEESLRYVEHTELRILNWEGHHEEVLQRAEQATNLRRYDEENYWLQVGIAHYALGRYEEALNALSRIQTPRRQSDLHPLDKARAYSAYAYRALTLAKLGRIEEAEEQAIIAYERTRGYPPSPDLEFIEETYRSLLS
- a CDS encoding SGNH/GDSL hydrolase family protein, which translates into the protein MIHKSRPDFDRDPEDSAKRREVIQMTYERAKAAGDRHVYFIDGERLFGTENREACTVDGCHPNDLGFMRMAETIYPVLHSILMN
- a CDS encoding ABC transporter permease codes for the protein MSLVRMAWRNLSNRKLQTLLTVLVIALGIAMSLSVMIVSSGIKQGIAEASKPYGMLVGSKGSANQLVFNTIYLMDTPLANLPLAYVEELQQDERVQLAVPFGLGDHYRGYRIVGTTEQFFELRTAPSEEPYFQIAEGRIFQQPFEAVVGRKAARATGLGIGDTFLSGHGVIQGIEEDHSHAEHPYTVVGIMEELSAPADMGIYVPIESYWISHGQLGPNDAEEPGVTSLLVQPDSYMHLMQLYSEINNGQIAQAVFPGQVLAKVFDMMGSGEQVWAYVSYVVMGMAVLTILLFLYNATLEKRRHIAIMRAIGAGRRRIFSLVILESAWVVALGSLLGIVLTYGLSYAASVMISRNSTLSVILSFSRDYAGVIGVVWAAGLIAALMPAVIAYRTEIAKHLQASW
- a CDS encoding ABC transporter ATP-binding protein, giving the protein MLELRGITKSYRTADPGGDPGRDTGKLLEVLHIQSLTVHEKERIALIGPSGSGKSTLLNIIAGIIRPTTGSLRLYGEELTDLDEKQRDRLRTESIGYIFQNFYLLPGFSALENVLIAMQFAGNLRGKAREERAKGLLKRVGLEGRMHHKPHQLSNGEQQRVAIARALANQPKLVLADEPTANLDAANALAIIQLLSEICSEQGAALILSTHDLQLVPYMDRTVQLEGGRYIEESRDCRGSRVSGDNRSSGESRLVAGYSEGMMEGSGDVIG
- a CDS encoding alkaline phosphatase; the encoded protein is MNSKLMKTASILLLTGALLLGSAVVPGTPETVYAADETTGSIYIAPVDRAKFLAGARFDFRVELRDLTAKPNQVSITINGRPAEAFFGRSFVITNTHEDSEEYTIRDVMFRSPGLYEVEVKAGELQRKIQYEVIVADQYGKKAKNVIFFNGDGMSHAVITAARILSKGMTEGKYNGLLEMDMMEARGVVTTSGLDSIATDSANSASAYATGHKGEMNALGVYPDNTPDSLDNPRVETIIEMLKRTSGKATGIVSTAELQDASPAAGVAHTRRRGDKAEIAEMFYKVQPDVILGGGSAYFLPQSVPGSSRKDDQDFFKLFEEAGYHIVENRTQLLQVDAGKTDRLFGVFHLGNMDTYYDRSTNNTAVLGSFTDQPTLWEMTQTAIEVLSKNEEGFFLMVEAGSIDKQLHPLDWERAVIEAIEMDKAIGVAKRFAEQYGDTLIVVTADHAHSMSITGTYWEGDGKSGKDAVRTYAEAGFPTYVDADGDGFPDELDVERKLAVHFANHPDYYEDYKMDPVPTTPNVNGEPNPAKLLNPDDPDRDRFLQIGPINGSTGVHTVEDVPLMAHGTGSQYFIGVLDNTEVFFAIAHAMGLQLLDSETEIGELVQLRPFVESLNGTITYNGGNTVELKIGLGTARLNLTSGDAVVNGQSLNTDVKIMNQRTYVTPDFAAKLLELLP